Within Planctomycetia bacterium, the genomic segment GCGACATTACAATCTACTCCGGCCTATCGCATCCCGCCGCTCGCCAAGTCCACGGCCACTCGAATGCCGATCAGTACTTGACCGGTGCTCCGATCGGTGGTCACGGCCCGTATCAGAACACGATCTCGGTCGACCAGGTTTACGCGGCCCATATCGGCGATCGTACACGACACGCATCGTTGGTCATGTCGACCAACGGCGGCGTGGGTGGCCCGCGGGGCGCTCAAACGCAATCGTTCAATCGCGAAGGTCGACCGATCCCGGCACTCAACAAGCCGCGCGATATCTTCAACATGCTCTTCGTCACGAGCAGCAAAGACACGGCCGCCAAGCTAACCCGCAGCAAGAGTGCGCTCGATCTGCTGATCGACCACACACGTTCGCTCGGACGTCAACTTTCCAGCCACGATCAAGCGACGCTCAAGCAGTATCTCGACGCGGTGCGCGATACCGAGCTCAAGCTCGCCAAGGCGCAGCGATGGATCGACACGCCTGTGCCGCAGGTTGATACGCGTAACTTGCATCTCGACGCCGAGCCCAAAGAAGCGCGGCTTTATTTCCAGACGATGTACGAGCTGATTTATCTCGCGTTTCTAAGCGACTCGACGCGCGTGGCGACATTCCAGTTGGGGCGCGAGAACGGCGAGGGACCGCACGATCTGCTGTCGCTGGCCGTAGGGCTTGGAGGTGCGCACGGTCTGACACACGCCGTCAAAAAACCCGGCGGCTGGCAGAACCTCGGCACCTACAATCGCTATCAGGCCGAGGAGTTTGGCCGCTTTGCTCAGCGGCTGCGCGACACGCCCGAGCCCACGGGCAACGGCAATATGCTCGACAACACCGTTGCCATGCACGGCTCGGCGTCGAGCAGTTTCCATCTCTCGCGCAACTATCCGATCATTTCCGCTGGTGGCAAGAATTTCGGCTTCACCAACGGTCGCTATCTCAAGTTCGGCAAGGGGAATGAAGACAATCAGGCTGGTGCTGGAATCGATACCGACGCGGGTTGGACCGGCAAGATCGAAGTGGAAGAACTGCCGTTGGCAAAGCTCTTCGTCACGATCTTACAGCGGCTTGGCGTCGAGACCGACAAGTTTGGCGGGTACAGCGGGACGTTGAGCCGGGTCTAACGCGAGCGGCACATTCTAGGCCAAGATCGCTTTGGCGATGTTGCCGTCGACGTTGGTCCGGTGGAAGTCGCGACCGGAGTAACGGTAGGCGAGTCGTTCGTGATCGAGACCCTACAGATACAGGATCGGTGTGCTAGTCCACCGACTTTTCGCGGTGCTGAGTGTCACGACATTCTGGAATTTCGTGCGCGAGTTCTCGTCATTTTAGTTGGTCGGGGTCGTTGAACGCCACTCGCACGGTTGCTCT encodes:
- a CDS encoding DUF1552 domain-containing protein, which codes for MIHRNATLSRRTFLHGTGVALALPWLETFAAERSATDDTPKRFLSVYHPDGVGLPLKSDPAWKDWSWFPRGGEKNFELTKVLDVLDPLRSDITIYSGLSHPAARQVHGHSNADQYLTGAPIGGHGPYQNTISVDQVYAAHIGDRTRHASLVMSTNGGVGGPRGAQTQSFNREGRPIPALNKPRDIFNMLFVTSSKDTAAKLTRSKSALDLLIDHTRSLGRQLSSHDQATLKQYLDAVRDTELKLAKAQRWIDTPVPQVDTRNLHLDAEPKEARLYFQTMYELIYLAFLSDSTRVATFQLGRENGEGPHDLLSLAVGLGGAHGLTHAVKKPGGWQNLGTYNRYQAEEFGRFAQRLRDTPEPTGNGNMLDNTVAMHGSASSSFHLSRNYPIISAGGKNFGFTNGRYLKFGKGNEDNQAGAGIDTDAGWTGKIEVEELPLAKLFVTILQRLGVETDKFGGYSGTLSRV